The Echinicola jeungdonensis genome segment GGAGAAGGCTTTCGGTTGTTTTGCTTGTGCAATATAAAATGGGCTTCCCAAAGCAATGCTTGCTTACTTTTTGGGAGAAACCTGAAGGCGTCTATGCGGATCAGGATTAGTAATTGCTCTAAGCTGATATGAACCCGGTTTATCAAATCATTAATGCTTGAAAAAGGCCCTCCCACTTCCCTTTGACGGAGGATGGCTTCTGCGATTTCCTTTTGCAGATACTTCAGGTGAATAAAACCCAGATAAACCGTTTTGCCAACAATTTTTGTTAGGTAATTGCTTTCATTGATATGAGGAGGCTGTACGTCAGCTCCATTCATTCGGAGTTCATGGATGTAAAACTCAGTTCTGTAAAACCCACCAAAATTGTTGATCACCCCAACCATAAACTCCAAAGGATAATGGGCTTTAAGGAATAGGCTTTGATAGCTCTCCACTGCGAAGGACGCGGAGTGTCCTTTTGCGAAAGAATAACCCGCAAAGCTCTCTATTTGGTGCCAGACTTCCCTAGTGATATTGTCACCTCGGCCTTTAGCTTTTGATTTTTTGAAGAAACTTTCTTTGACACGCTCAAATTCTTCCCTTGACCTGAACTTGCCACTCATACCCCTTCGCAGGATGTCTGCTTCATCAAAGGACAAGCCTGCAAAATGGTGGGCCACCTTGATGACATCCTCCTGATATACCATGATCCCATAGGTTTCTGGCATGAGTTCGTATAATACCGGATTGGCTCTTTTTTTTCTCTCTGAGGGGGTGCGGTGCCGGTAAACATATTCCCGCATCATGCCGCTTCTGGCCACCCCAGGCCTGATAATGGAGCTTGCAGCCACCAATTCCAGGTATTCCTGGGTCTTGAGTTTGGCCAATAGTACCCTCATGGCAGGGGATTCCACATAAAAAGCCCCTATGGTCCTACCTTTTCTGAGGTGTTCTTTTATTTTTGTATCCTGTTTAAAAGTGGCTACCTGATGAATATCAATGGTCTTTCCCTGGTTTTCTTGGATGATTTCCAAGGTGTCCCTAATATGTCCCAGGCCCCTTTGGCTGAGAATGTCAAATTTTGAAAAGCCAATCTCCTCGGCCACCACCATGTCAAAATGGGAAATGGGATAGCCTTTGGGGGGAATTTCAGTGGCTGTATAATAATGGATGGGATGCTGGGATATGAGGATTCCTCCCGCATGGATGCTCAAATGGCTGGGCATACCCTGGATCAACTGTCCATATTTCAACACCAATTTCCCTAATTTGTCCGGAATGTATTTTCCGGGCTGAACGGCATATTGAATCAGGGCTTCGATATCCGTCTTAGGCATCCCAAATACCTTTCCCAGTTCCCGGATGGCCAGGTTCATCTGGAATGTGGTGTGCGTGGCCAGAAGGCAAACATGTTCATTTTCAGGGGAGTTGTATTTGTTGAAAATATATTCGATGATTTCGTCCCGGTCTTTCCAGGAAAAATCAATGTCAAAATCAGGAGGGTTTTTTCTGTATAGATTGATAAATCGTTCAAAATATAAATCAAGCTCTAATGGATCAACATCCGTAATGTAAAGGCAATAGGCAACCATGCTGTTGGCTCCACTTCCCCTTCCGACATAGTAGAAGCCTTTTTTTCTGGCATAGGTGACTAGGTCAAAATTGATAAGAAAATAGGAAACAAAGTTTTTTTGCTGGATGATGTCCAACTCTTTGTGGATGCGTTGAATTTGAATTTCCGAGAGCTGACCATA includes the following:
- a CDS encoding PHP domain-containing protein, with protein sequence MFLNCHSYFSFKYGTMSIQQLIKEAQSNELKTFALTDINCTAGVFPFLQEMKKEHMHPVIGIDFRNGTQQQYIGLARNHHGFFSLNQHLSFYKKKKKPFQDRAPEWPHCAVIYPFPKDYFPLRNGEYLGLAPSQIKKALLSKWKDQKEKWVLLQPVTFCSQLSFNIHRLLRSMDLNTLLSKLPVSEQGQNTDRFTSKKELLKKCDGAEWLLENTLDLLYGCNFYQGYLPVENRKEIIGSEVEDYRKLRDETFKGALKRYGQLSEIQIQRIHKELDIIQQKNFVSYFLINFDLVTYARKKGFYYVGRGSGANSMVAYCLYITDVDPLELDLYFERFINLYRKNPPDFDIDFSWKDRDEIIEYIFNKYNSPENEHVCLLATHTTFQMNLAIRELGKVFGMPKTDIEALIQYAVQPGKYIPDKLGKLVLKYGQLIQGMPSHLSIHAGGILISQHPIHYYTATEIPPKGYPISHFDMVVAEEIGFSKFDILSQRGLGHIRDTLEIIQENQGKTIDIHQVATFKQDTKIKEHLRKGRTIGAFYVESPAMRVLLAKLKTQEYLELVAASSIIRPGVARSGMMREYVYRHRTPSERKKRANPVLYELMPETYGIMVYQEDVIKVAHHFAGLSFDEADILRRGMSGKFRSREEFERVKESFFKKSKAKGRGDNITREVWHQIESFAGYSFAKGHSASFAVESYQSLFLKAHYPLEFMVGVINNFGGFYRTEFYIHELRMNGADVQPPHINESNYLTKIVGKTVYLGFIHLKYLQKEIAEAILRQREVGGPFSSINDLINRVHISLEQLLILIRIDAFRFLPKSKQALLWEAHFILHKQNNRKPSPQLFGQVQYKDLKIPSLEQNDPREDILDQLDILEFPLAPPFLLLKNPDIPTIKAQDFKKFINRQVQIIGYLVTAKFTRTIKMETMIFGTFLDKEGDWIDTVHFPPVVKSHPLTGKGVYLLKGKITEEFDVCSLEVKYCERMAYWNAAAS